One Formosa sp. Hel3_A1_48 genomic window, TTCAAAGGAAATTAATCCAAATGACCTCCTCATTACTAGCGACACTATCGTTTGGCACCAAAACACAGCATTGGGCAAACCTAAATCTAAGGTCGAGGCCTTTCAAATGCTTCAAAAATTAAGTGGTAAAACACATGAGGTAATTACATCTGTTTGCTTGAGAAGTACAACAAATGAAGATCTATTCAATTCCTCAACTAAAGTCACCTTTAAGATACTATCCGCCCTTGAAATTGAATATTATATTGATAACTACAATCCAATGGATAAGGCTGGAGCTTATGGGATACAAGATTGGATAGGTCAAATTGGAATCACAAAAATTGAAGGTTCATATTTTAACGTAATGGGCTTCCCATTGGATAAGATATATACCCAATTATTGAAATTTTCTGAAAAATTCTAAGGCTCTTTTTTCATTATAATAAACATAGCCCTTTTGAATAAATCCAACATGACCTCCTTTTTCAGGAGTTTCTAAATGTAAATATTTACTCTTTTTAGCCATCTCTAGCGGAAAACAAGAAGGCGTTAGAAATGAATCATTTTTGGCATTGAGTAATAAAACAGGGGTTTTTATAGAGGATAAAAAACCTAAGCTACTTGATTTTTCATAATAATCCGCCGCATTTGTAAAACCATTGGCTTTGGCAGTATATACCTCATCCAATTTTCGAAGAGTCCATACGGAGTACAGAGCTTTTCTCGAAATTTTATCTGGAAATTGCCGTTGTTTTTTCATCAATTTATATTTTAACCCTATCATGAAGTAAATATGAAAAAGGATGTTTTTGAATTGATGCAAGGCTTTTGATGAAGCCGCCAAATCAACAGGAACTGAAACTGCCATTGCTGCTTTAAGTTCTTGAGGAATGTTGTCGTTTTCCCCTAAATATTTCAAAATAATATTACCCCCTAAACTTATTCCTTTCAAAAAAATTGAAGTATAGTTGTAAGTCTTAATAACATGAGCAATTACGTCTTTAATATCATCGGTTTGCCCAGAGTGAAAGCTAGAGAACTTCTTATTTAATTCACCGCTACAACTTCTAAAATTAACACAAACAGCATCAATACCATTGCTGTTGAAGTGCTTTGCTACTCCAGTCACATAGGGTCGTTGCCCATCGCCCTCCATGCCATGCAACAAAATGACAAGCTTATTTGATTGGCCAGCTGTGTAACTCCAGTCTAAGTCTAAAAAATCGCCATCACGCAAAATGATGCGTTCACGTTTTTGTTTGATATTTAATTGCCTAAACAAGCCAGAATACACTGTTGAGATAAAGGCGTTTTTAAATACAAAAATAGGATTAAAGTAAGATTTAACTAAAGGCATTTAATATATTGATTTTCAATAATTTGATTGTTTTTTTATCTGCTAAAAAACGAGCGTCTGAGCGCATTCCTAAAACCCAAATTACTGCATCATTAGAACACAGAAGCAAAACTTTAGATTTTTCTATTATTGATAACTTTTGGTCTTTAAAAAACTTACTCATCTTCTTTTTACCAGACATCCCTGAAGGATAGAAATAATCACCTTCCTTCCAAGTACGCAATACCAGTGGAAACTGAACTTTGTCAGCATCTAAAAACAATGTATTATGATTTGAAACACCCAATTCACTTGGGTTTTCAAGTTTTAATGAGATATCATATTCGTAGATACGCACTGTAGAGTTTTCAGCTTCAATTTTCTGGTAAAATTTTTTATTTAATGATTTTTTAGTAAGAATTAACACAGATCGATCTTTTAAAAGCGAGTGGGTTTTAGAATGAATCTGCTTCCCCGTCTGCGCATCAATCAAATTATAAAGCTCATCAAAATCCGTAAACCCATAACAGCGGAACAGAGGAAATATGTACGAACGTAACGGATTAAGATTTTTTAAAGCGGATACTGAATAATGCTTCTCAGATGTATTCGAATATTCTATAACTTCATCAAAAACGGCTTTAATATGGTTATTTAGCAAGTCTTGGGATGATTTAAGGTAGTTTTGGGTACTTTGCAAGGCATTGATGATTGATGGGTAAATAGTCTTTAAAGCAGGCATCAATTCATGCCGTAGATGATTGCGCTGATAACACAAACTCGCATTGCTACTGTCTTCACGCCATTTGAGTTTATTTTCTGAAGCATATTCAAGAATTTGAGCTCTAGTAAACAACAACAAAGGCCTGATAACATATTTATTTTTGTTGGGAATCCCAACCAATCCATCTAGTCCTGATCCTCGGCTTAAATTGATGAAGAAGGTTTCTAAATTATCATCGGCGTGGTGAGCAGTAAGTACCGCATCAAAAAGGTATTCATCACGAAGCTTATCAAAAAAATCGTAGCGTAATTTTCGTGCTGCCATCTGTACAGACAACTTATTTCTTTCAACATAATCAGCTGTATCGAAATGGTCAGAATAGACTGTCAAATTATTATTTTTTGCATATTCTAGAACAAACCTTTCATCTGCATCACTTTCATCGCCTCGTAATTTGAAATTACAATGTGCGATTGAAATATTAAAATTTGATTTTAAACACAGATCAGCAAGAACCATACTATCCACCCCACCTGAAACGGCCAACAAAATCTTTTGATTCGTTAATCCAGAAAAATTATTTTCTATATGTGTATTGAAAGCTGTTAGCATGCTGCAAAAATACAAATTAATTCTCCAGAGCCTCTCTAAGCGCTTTTGCTTTTACAAGACACTCTTCATACTCAGATTCTGGACAACTTTTTGAGGTAATAGCACTGCCTACAGAAAATGAAACATATGCCTTATCCTGATTATACAAGATACTCCTTAT contains:
- a CDS encoding YheT family hydrolase; translated protein: MPLVKSYFNPIFVFKNAFISTVYSGLFRQLNIKQKRERIILRDGDFLDLDWSYTAGQSNKLVILLHGMEGDGQRPYVTGVAKHFNSNGIDAVCVNFRSCSGELNKKFSSFHSGQTDDIKDVIAHVIKTYNYTSIFLKGISLGGNIILKYLGENDNIPQELKAAMAVSVPVDLAASSKALHQFKNILFHIYFMIGLKYKLMKKQRQFPDKISRKALYSVWTLRKLDEVYTAKANGFTNAADYYEKSSSLGFLSSIKTPVLLLNAKNDSFLTPSCFPLEMAKKSKYLHLETPEKGGHVGFIQKGYVYYNEKRALEFFRKFQ
- the tilS gene encoding tRNA lysidine(34) synthetase TilS, with product MLTAFNTHIENNFSGLTNQKILLAVSGGVDSMVLADLCLKSNFNISIAHCNFKLRGDESDADERFVLEYAKNNNLTVYSDHFDTADYVERNKLSVQMAARKLRYDFFDKLRDEYLFDAVLTAHHADDNLETFFINLSRGSGLDGLVGIPNKNKYVIRPLLLFTRAQILEYASENKLKWREDSSNASLCYQRNHLRHELMPALKTIYPSIINALQSTQNYLKSSQDLLNNHIKAVFDEVIEYSNTSEKHYSVSALKNLNPLRSYIFPLFRCYGFTDFDELYNLIDAQTGKQIHSKTHSLLKDRSVLILTKKSLNKKFYQKIEAENSTVRIYEYDISLKLENPSELGVSNHNTLFLDADKVQFPLVLRTWKEGDYFYPSGMSGKKKMSKFFKDQKLSIIEKSKVLLLCSNDAVIWVLGMRSDARFLADKKTIKLLKINILNAFS
- a CDS encoding Maf-like protein, yielding MLKNRLKSKNLILASGSPRRQELLKSLGVPFEIRLKEINENYPKQLKNSAISDYLAKHKSNAFSKEINPNDLLITSDTIVWHQNTALGKPKSKVEAFQMLQKLSGKTHEVITSVCLRSTTNEDLFNSSTKVTFKILSALEIEYYIDNYNPMDKAGAYGIQDWIGQIGITKIEGSYFNVMGFPLDKIYTQLLKFSEKF